A part of Brassica rapa cultivar Chiifu-401-42 chromosome A05, CAAS_Brap_v3.01, whole genome shotgun sequence genomic DNA contains:
- the LOC103869729 gene encoding GATA transcription factor 17 produces MSDGSEETKTKLDSSGESSDVDNENCISSGGGSSAEAKRTCVDCGTFRTPLWRGGPAGPKSLCNACGIKSRKKRQAALGIKPEKKIRKSIIITSDTSDLSLEDDDHKTCSSSSSKGISRFLDLGFKVPVMKRSSVEKKKRLWSKLGEEERAAAVLLMALSCASVYA; encoded by the exons ATGTCTGACGGATCAGAAGAAACGAAAACAAAGCTTGATTCTTCCGGAGAGTCATCGGACGTCGATAACGAGAACTGCATTAGCAGTGGAGGTGGAAGTAGCGCCGAAGCGAAGCGGACTTGCGTTGATTGCGGAACATTCCGAACTCCCCTTTGGCGCGGTGGCCCTGCTGGACCTAAG TCGTTGTGCAATGCGTGTGGGATCAAGAGCAGGAAGAAGAGGCAAGCTGCTCTCGGAATCAAACCAGAGAAGAAGATCAGAAAAAGCATCATCATCACCAGTGATACTAGTGATCTAAGCCTCGAAGATGATGATCACAAAActtgcagcagcagcagcagcaaaggaataagtagatttttggatttagggtttaaggttccGGTAATGAAGAGATCATCggttgagaagaagaagaggctgtGGAGTAAACTCGGCGAGGAAGAGAGAGCCGCCGCCGTGCTTCTCATGGCTCTCTCTTGTGCCTCCGTTTATGCTTAA
- the LOC103869727 gene encoding acetate/butyrate--CoA ligase AAE7, peroxisomal produces MAATKSRDIDDLPKIQANYTALTPLWFLDRAAAVHPTRKSLIHGSREYTWRQTYERCRRLASALADRSIGPGSTVAVIAPNTPAMYEAHFGIPMCGAVLNAVNIRLNAPTIAFLLGHSQSAVIMVDQEFFTLAEESLRLMEEKAGSSFKRPLLIVIGDHTCPPESLHRALSKGVVEYEDFLGSGDPNYAWETPADEWQSIALGYTSGTTASPKGVVLHHRGAYLMALSNPLIWGMQEGSVYLWTLPMFHCNGWCFTWALAALSGTNICLRQVTAKEVYSSIAKYNVTHFCAAPVVLNTIVNAPQEDTILPLPHTVHVMTAGAAPPPSVLFSMNQKGFRVTHTYGLSETYGPSTVAAWKPEWDSLPPETQAKLNARQGVRYIGMEQLDVIDTQTGKPVPADGKTAGEIVFRGNMVMKGYLKNPKANEETFAGGWFHSGDIAVKHPDNYIEIKDRSKDIIISGGENISSVEVENVVYHHPAVLEASVVARPDERWQESPCAFVTVKSGYEKQDQNNLAQDIMKFCKEKLPAYWVPKSVVFGPLPKTATGKIQKHVLRTKAKELGPVPRSRL; encoded by the exons atggcggCGACTAAGTCTCGTGACATCGACGACCTTCCGAAAATTCAGGCGAACTACACCGCGTTGACGCCGCTCTGGTTCTTAGACAGGGCTGCGGCGGTTCATCCGACGAGGAAATCGCTGATTCACGGATCCCGGGAGTACACGTGGCGGCAGACTTACGAGCGATGTCGCCGCCTCGCTTCCGCTCTCGCCGATCGTTCGATTGGACCTGGCTCCACG gtGGCTGTAATTGCACCCAACACTCCAGCAATGTACGAAGCTCATTTCGGAATACCAATGTGTGGAGCCGTCTTGAACGCCGTCAACATCCGTCTCAACGCCCCCACTATCGCTTTCCTTCTCGGCCACTCTCAGAGCGCTGTTATCATGGTGGATCAAGAGTTTTTTACCCTTGCAGAGGAGTCTTTGAGACTTATGGAGGAGAAAGCTGGGAGCAGCTTCAAACGCCCGCTCCTAATCGTCATAGGTGACCACACTTGTCCTCCAGAGTCGCTTCACCGGGCTTTGTCGAAAGGAGTCGTAGAATACGAGGATTTTCTTGGAAGTGGAGATCCTAACTATGCTTGGGAGACACCAGCTGATGAGTGGCAGAGTATTGCTCTTGGTTACACCTCGGGAACAACCGCTAGCCCGAAAGGTGTGGTGCTTCATCATCGAGGAGCGTATCTAATGGCTTTGAGTAATCCTCTTATTTGGGGGATGCAAGAAGGTTCTGTTTACTTGTGGACGCTCCCTATGTTTCATTGTAATGGTTGGTGTTTCACTTGGGCTCTTGCTGCGCTCTCCGGTACTAACATCTGTCTCCGTCAG GTCACGGCGAAAGAAGTGTATTCGAGCATAGCCAAGTATAACGTTACCCATTTCTGTGCGGCTCCTGTGGTCCTCAACACTATTGTCAATGCTCCTCAAGAGGACACTATCCTTCCCCTTCCACATACAGTCCATGTCATGACCGCAGGAGCTGCTCCTCCACCTTCTGTTCTCTTCTCCATGAACCAGAAGGGCTTCCGAGTCACTCACACCTATGGGCTATCCGAGACGTATGGCCCTTCCACCGTAGCCGCTTGGAAGCCCGAGTGGGATTCCCTCCCTCCCGAGACGCAGGCCAAGCTCAATGCTCGCCAAGGTGTCCGCTACATCGGCATGGAGCAGCTTGATGTAATCGACACTCAGACAGGAAAACCTGTTCCTGCAGACGGTAAAACCGCTGGAGAGATTGTTTTCCGAGGGAACATGGTGATGAAAGGCTACCTAAAGAACCCAAAAGCTAACGAGGAGACGTTTGCTGGCGGGTGGTTCCATTCAGGGGACATCGCGGTGAAACATCCAGACAACTACATCGAGATAAAGGACAGGTCAAAGGACATTATAATATCCGGTGGTGAGAACATCAGCAGCGTGGAGGTGGAAAACGTCGTGTATCATCACCCGGCGGTGCTTGAAGCCTCTGTTGTGGCCAGGCCAGACGAGCGGTGGCAGGAATCTCCGTGTGCTTTTGTGACGGTCAAGAGCGGTTACGAGAAACAAGACCAGAATAATTTGGCTCAGGATATAATGAAATTCTGCAAGGAGAAGCTGCCGGCGTACTGGGTTCCGAAGTCGGTGGTGTTTGGGCCGTTACCGAAGACTGCTACTGGAAAGATTCAGAAGCATGTTTTGAGGACTAAGGCGAAAGAGTTAGGACCAGTACCAAGAAGCAGGTTGTAG
- the LOC103869726 gene encoding calmodulin-binding transcription activator 6 codes for MDGDGSSGRLIGSEIHGFHTLQDLDVQTMLEEARSRWLRPNEIHAVLSNPKYFTINVKPVNLPTSGRIILFDRKMLRNFRKDGHNWKKKKDGRTVKEAHEHLKVGDEERIHVYYAHGEDNTTFVRRCYWLLDKARENIVLVHYRDTQEAATTSGDSNSHSSSNLVAVEDIDFNPDDSLYLGINNTPVVKTHETRLHDINTLDWDELLVQSDLDNQSAPIVDDMSYFTEHLQNATKDTAEHLTVADESLDALLNNGPQSRENFGRWMNSFIGDPNGSLEDPSFEAMVTLDQNPLAPQATFHPHSDLPQQVFNITEVSPAWAYSSEKTKIVVTGILHNSYQHLGSSNLFCICGDSCVPAEYVQAGVYRCFIPPHSPGMANLYLSADGHEPISQCFTFEHRPAPVSAKPVHENDQESKWEEFELQVRLAHLLFTSSNKLNVLSSNISPENFLDAKKLSNKTSHLLNSWAYLIKSVQGSKVSFDQAKDQIFELTLKNRIKEWLMEKVLEGRNARDYDSKGLGVIHLCAILGYTWSIQLFSLSGLSLDFRDKQGWTALHWAAYYGREKMVAALLTAGAKPNLVTDSRKDNLGGCTPADLAQQNGFDGIAAYLAEKCLVAQFVAMKLAGNISGTLETCKGEMSNQGPLPDDEQNLKDALAAYRTAAEAAARIQGAFREKALKAARSKVIQFENKEEEAKSIIAAMKIQNAFRKYDTRRKIEAAYRIQCRFQTWKMRREFLNMRRQAIRIQAAFRGLQARKQYRKILWSVGVLEKAIIRWRQKRKLFIGLQVSEAEAEEKAEEDFYKASQKQAEERLERSVVRVQAMFRSKKAQEDYRRMKLTHEETQLEYEFLHDV; via the exons ATGGATGGTGATGGTTCTTCCGGGAGACTTATCGGCTCTGAGATTCATGGATTCCATACCTTACAAG ATCTTGATGTACAGACAATGTTGGAGGAAGCAAGAAGTAGGTGGCTCCGTCCTAATGAGATTCACGCTGTCCTCTCTAATCCTAAATACTTCACCATCAATGTCAAACCTGTCAACTTACCAACCA GTGGCAGAATCATACTGTTTGATCGTAAGATGTTGAGGAACTTCAGAAAAGATGGTCATAactggaaaaagaaaaaagatggaAGGACTGTTAAAGAAGCTCACGAACACCTCAAA GTCGGTGACGAGGAAAGGATTCATGTATACTATGCACACGGTGAAGATAACACTACCTTTGTTCGGAGGTGTTATTGGTTACTAGATAA GGCTCGAGAGAACATTGTCCTTGTACATTACCGTGACACACAAGAG GCAGCGACGACATCAGGGGACTCGAACTCTCATTCATCATCAAATCTTGTGGCAGTTGAAGATATCGACTTTAACCCTGATGACTCACTTTATCTAG GAATCAACAACACTCCAGTTGTAAAAACTCATGAGACTAGGCTTCATGATATCAATACGCTTGATTGGGATGAGCTGCTAGTACAAAGTGATCTTGACAACCAATCCGCACCAATCGTTG ATGATATGTCATACTtcacagaacatctccaaaatGCCACAAAAGACACTGCAGAGCATCTGACAGTGGCTGATGAATCTCTTGACGCTTTGCTTAACAATGGTCCGCAAAGCCGAGAGAATTTTGGTAGGTGGATGAATTCCTTCATCGGCGACCCTAATGGTTCCTTGGAGGATCCGTCCTTTGAAGCCATGGTTACACTTGACCAGAATCCATTAGCTCCTCAAGCTACATTTCATCCTCACTCTGACTTACCTCAGCAAGTGTTCAACATAACCGAGGTTTCACCTGCTTGGGCCTATTCATCAGAGAAAacaaag ATTGTGGTAACTGGTATATTGCACAACAGTTATCAACATCTAGGAAGTTCAAACCTTTTCTGCATCTGTGGCGACTCTTGTGTCCCTGCAGAGTATGTCCAAGCGGGAGTCTACCGTTGTTTCATACCTCCTCACTCGCCTGGCATGGCCAACCTCTATCTTAGTGCAGATGGACACGAGCCAATAAGCCAGTGTTTCACCTTCGAACACCGCCCAGCCCCAgtttctgccaagcccgttcatGAAAACGATCAAGAATCCAAATGGGAAGAGTTTGAGCTCCAAGTCAGACTTGCTCATCTTCTCTTTACCTCTTCCAACAAACTCAACGTTCTCTCCAGCAACATCTCACCTGAAAACTTTCTAGATGCTAAAAAACTCTCCAACAAGACTTCTCATCTCTTGAACAGTTGGGCTTATCTGATCAAGTCTGTTCAGGGGAGTAAGGTGTCGTTTGATCAAGCGAAAGACCAAATCTTCGAGCTTACTCTGAAGAACAGGATTAAGGAATGGCTGATGGAGAAAGTGCTTGAAGGTCGCAACGCACGGGACTATGACTCTAAAGGCCTCGGTGTGATCCACCTCTGTGCCATTCTTGGGTACACTTGGTCTATCCAGCTCTTTTCGTTGTCAGGTTTATCATTAGACTTCCGTGATAAGCAAGGATGGACTGCTCTTCATTGGGCTGCATACTACGGAAG GGAGAAAATGGTGGCTGCTCTTCTCACTGCTGGGGCTAAACCAAACTTGGTGACAGACTCGAGAAAGGACAATCTTGGTGGATGCACGCCCGCTGATCTGGCACAGCAAAACGGGTTTGATGGTATAGCTGCTTACCTTGCTGAGAAATGTTTGGTAGCTCAGTTTGTAGCCATGAAGCTTGCTGGAAACATTAGTGGAACCCTGGAGACTTGCAAGGGGGAGATGTCAAACCAAGGCCCTCTCCCTGACGATGAGCAGAACCTTAAGGACGCTTTGGCGGCATACAGAACAGCTGCAGAAGCAGCGGCTAGGATTCAGGGAGCGTTTAGGGAGAAGGCTTTGAAGGCGGCACGGTCAAAAGTGATCCAGTTTGAGAACAAGGAAGAAGAGGCTAAGAGCATAATCGCGGCGATGAAGATTCAGAACGCATTCCGCAAGTACGATACGCGTAGGAAGATAGAAGCTGCTTACAGGATCCAGTGTAGGTTCCAAACATGGAAAATGAGAAGGGAGTTCTTGAATATGAGGCGTCAAGCAATTAGGATCCAG gCGGCATTCAGGGGGTTACAAGCAAGGAAGCAGTACAGGAAGATCTTATGGTCGGTAGGAGTGTTGGAGAAGGCAATAATCAGGTGGAGACAAAAGAGAAAATTGTTTATAGGACTCCAAGTGAGCGAAGCTGAAGCAGAAGAAAAAGCAGAGGAAGATTTCTACAAGGCGAGTCAGAAACAAGCAGAGGAGAGGCTTGAGAGATCTGTAGTGCGGGTCCAAGCCATGTTCAGGTCTAAGAAAGCTCAAGAGGATTACAGGAGGATGAAACTTACTCATGAAGAAACTCAG TTGGAGTATGAGTTCTTGCATGATGTTTGA
- the LOC108871904 gene encoding LOW QUALITY PROTEIN: chitinase-like protein 2 (The sequence of the model RefSeq protein was modified relative to this genomic sequence to represent the inferred CDS: inserted 4 bases in 3 codons; deleted 3 bases in 3 codons; substituted 1 base at 1 genomic stop codon): LKYKKTNEKSLINQTYVSKPLLFLLLLAVALVVFQTKSLANAVDSESSNSSIKPVVKIVKGKHLCDKGWECKRWSEFXCNHTVSSFFETYQFENLFSKRNSLVAHAVGFWDCRLFINAATEYQPLDFGTAGDKFQGIKEVSAFLGHVQAWSRGYGVVTGGPLAWGLXTPDQLFCDDYYKLTYPCTLGVSYYHGRGALSVYWNYSYGQTGSWEALKVDLLXHPEYLENNATLAFQAAISRWRWMAPPKKYVLSAHDVFIGIWKNDTAAKRTXYGDQMCNTGFDNDKMNIIVSRYSCILLRLDIMGVGREEAGPRETLSCADSISLLPRFLLIFSILILNARYIRKSRGFCGL, translated from the exons CTGAAGTATAAGAAGACAAACGAGAAAAGTTTGATCAACCAAACTTATGTTTCAAAACCCTTACTCTTCCTGCTGCTTCTTGCAGTGGCATTGGTCGTCTTTCAGACCAAATCTCTAGCCAACGCTGTAGACTCCGAGTCTTCGAACTCATCTATAAAGCCAGTCGTGAAGATCGTGAAAGGAAAACATCTATGCGACAAAGGATGGGAATGTAAAAGATGGTCCGAGTTTTGATGTAACCATACAGTCTCC TCTTTTTTTGAGACATATCAGTTCGAGAATCTATTCTCAAAACGAAACAGTCTTGTCGCTCACGCTGTCGGTTTTTGGGATTGCCGATTATTCATCAACGCCGCTACTGAGTATCAGCCTCTTGACTTCGGTACCGCCGGAGATAAATTTCAAGGAATCAAGGAAGTCTCTGCCTTTCTTGGTCACGTTCAGGCCTGGTCAC GCGGGTACGGTGTTGTGACGGGTGGACCATTGGCTTGGGGGT TGACTCCTGATCAGCTTTTTTGTGACGACTACTATAAATTAACGTATCCATGTACTCTTGGAGTTTCG TACTACCATGGTCGAGGAGCTTTATCGGTTTACTG GAATTACAGTTATGGTCAAACCGGG AGCTGGGAGGCGTTGAAAGTGGATCTACT TCATCCAGAGTATCTCGAGAACAATGCGACATTGGCGTTTCAAGCTGCTATCTCGCGGTGG CGTTGGATGGCGCCGCCTAAAAAGTATGTGCTGTCAGCGCATGATGTTTTCATCGGGATATGGAAGAACGATACGGCGGCTAAACGGA CCTACGGTGATCAGATGTGCAACACAGGGTTTGATAACGATAAGATGAATATCATTGTGTCTCGCTACTCTTGTATATTACTTAGATTAGATATTATGGGAGTTGGAAGAGAAGAAGCTGGTCCTCGTGAAACTCTATCGTGTGCTGATAGcatttctcttcttcctcggtTCCTCCTCATCTTCTCGATCCTCATCTTGAATGCGAGATATATCCGAAAGAGTAGAGGTTTTTGTGGACTTTGA